One part of the Terriglobales bacterium genome encodes these proteins:
- a CDS encoding S46 family peptidase: protein MFKRAVLLILTALLLAGAATADEGMWLFNAFPAARVKAKYGFEPTQEWLDHVRLSSVRFNNGGSGSFVSPTGLTFTNHHVGAVCVQQLSTGGKDFMKQGFYAKTQAEEARCPDLELNVLQSIEDVTAQVQDAVKANMSAAEAGTAQRSAMSAIESECAKSTGLRCDVVTLYAGGLYNLYRYKKYTDVRLVFAPEFDAAFFGGDADNFEYPRYDLDITFFRVYENDKPAQLTNYFKWSKAGVSDGELIFVSGNPGSTGRLLTTSQLEFLRDTSYSWRLQNLKELIQALKAYSGQSAENARRAQEDIFGMENSLKAITGYRSGLLDQKLMATKQQAENKLKQDVAGDAKKKQQFGDPWADTARAEATYKQIFLPLTYVERRAGFRGDLPGFARILVRAAVEKQKPSGQRLREYRESALASLEQQLFSTAPIYKDEETVLLTESLRQMQRDLKSDTVVAQVLNGQDPAQVAKTLIEGSKLDDVAVRKQLYEGGQAAVTASTDPLIILMRNIDPEARKYRTQYDDEVESVERRSGATLSKIRFAELGTNFYPDATFTLRLSYGAVKGYTEDGRGSVVPAGTKLPYFTNFAGAFEHAAKHNNQPPYKLPASWMQNKSKINLQTPLNAIETADIIGGNSGSPVVNKAGDVVGIIFDGNIQSLPWNFQYEDGIGRSLHVDSRGILEALRHIYGATRVADELEGKTAAASAGAAKK, encoded by the coding sequence ATGTTCAAACGCGCAGTTCTGCTGATTCTTACCGCACTATTACTCGCCGGAGCGGCTACGGCCGACGAAGGCATGTGGCTTTTTAATGCATTCCCCGCGGCCCGGGTCAAAGCGAAATACGGCTTCGAACCCACCCAGGAATGGCTCGACCACGTCCGCCTGTCCTCAGTTCGTTTCAATAATGGAGGCTCGGGATCGTTCGTTTCCCCCACCGGCCTGACCTTCACCAACCACCACGTCGGCGCGGTGTGCGTGCAGCAGCTTTCCACCGGCGGCAAGGACTTCATGAAACAGGGCTTCTACGCCAAGACGCAGGCGGAGGAGGCCAGGTGCCCCGACCTGGAACTCAATGTCCTGCAAAGCATCGAGGATGTCACGGCACAGGTGCAGGACGCGGTGAAGGCAAACATGTCGGCGGCGGAGGCGGGCACGGCGCAGCGCTCCGCGATGTCGGCCATCGAAAGCGAATGCGCCAAGAGCACCGGGCTGCGTTGCGACGTGGTGACTCTCTACGCCGGCGGACTTTATAACCTGTATCGCTACAAAAAATACACCGACGTTCGACTGGTATTCGCACCCGAGTTTGACGCCGCATTTTTTGGCGGCGATGCCGATAACTTCGAGTACCCCCGCTACGATCTCGACATCACGTTTTTCCGCGTTTATGAGAACGATAAGCCGGCACAGCTCACCAATTACTTTAAGTGGTCGAAGGCCGGCGTCAGCGACGGCGAACTGATCTTTGTCTCCGGCAACCCGGGCTCGACCGGGCGGCTGTTGACCACCTCACAACTGGAGTTCCTGCGCGATACCAGCTATTCCTGGCGGCTGCAAAACCTGAAGGAATTGATCCAGGCTCTGAAGGCCTATTCCGGGCAATCTGCCGAAAATGCCCGCCGCGCGCAGGAAGATATTTTCGGGATGGAAAATTCGCTGAAAGCGATCACCGGCTACCGGTCCGGCCTGCTCGATCAGAAGTTAATGGCAACCAAACAGCAGGCGGAAAATAAGCTGAAGCAGGATGTGGCGGGCGATGCCAAGAAGAAGCAGCAGTTCGGCGATCCATGGGCGGACACCGCGCGGGCGGAGGCAACGTACAAGCAAATTTTCCTGCCGCTGACCTACGTGGAGCGGCGCGCCGGCTTCCGCGGCGACTTGCCCGGCTTCGCGCGCATCCTGGTGCGGGCCGCCGTCGAAAAGCAAAAGCCCAGTGGCCAGCGGCTGCGTGAATACCGCGAGTCGGCGCTCGCGTCGCTGGAGCAGCAATTGTTTTCCACGGCTCCCATCTACAAGGATGAGGAGACCGTGCTGCTGACCGAATCGCTGCGCCAGATGCAGCGCGACTTGAAAAGCGATACCGTGGTGGCACAGGTTCTCAATGGCCAGGACCCTGCCCAGGTGGCGAAGACCCTCATCGAAGGCAGCAAACTGGACGACGTGGCGGTCCGCAAGCAGTTGTACGAAGGCGGGCAGGCAGCAGTGACTGCCAGCACCGATCCCCTGATCATCCTCATGCGCAATATCGACCCGGAAGCCCGCAAATACCGCACCCAGTACGACGATGAAGTCGAGTCGGTGGAACGGCGCAGCGGCGCCACGCTGTCCAAGATCCGCTTCGCGGAACTGGGGACGAATTTCTACCCCGATGCTACCTTCACGCTTCGCCTCAGCTATGGCGCGGTGAAGGGTTACACCGAGGACGGGCGCGGCAGTGTCGTTCCCGCGGGAACCAAGCTGCCGTATTTCACGAATTTCGCGGGTGCCTTCGAGCACGCCGCCAAGCACAACAACCAGCCGCCCTATAAACTGCCGGCCAGCTGGATGCAGAACAAGTCGAAAATCAACCTCCAAACGCCGCTGAATGCGATTGAGACCGCCGACATCATCGGCGGCAACTCCGGCAGCCCGGTGGTCAACAAGGCGGGCGACGTGGTGGGCATCATCTTCGACGGAAACATCCAGTCGCTTCCCTGGAACTTCCAGTACGAAGACGGGATTGGCCGCTCGCTGCACGTGGATTCGCGCGGCATCCTGGAAGCACTCCGCCACATCTATGGCGCAACCCGAGTGGCCGATGAATTGGAGGGAAAGACGGCGGCAGCAAGCGCCGGCGCTGCCAAAAAATAA
- a CDS encoding citrate synthase, which yields MSTSTLTPKGLEGVVAAVSSICYIDGDRGILAYRGIDIHELADNSTFEETCFLLWFGKLPSAGELRDLKRNLADERKLDPAIVNLIRQAPRQALPMDVLRTAVSALAFYDPEDKLNTPEANLHKSVRLTSQLAMIVAAYDRVRKGRPIAEPDRSLSHAANFLLMLNGEPPSKTAERALDIALILHADHELNASTFAARVTAATLSDMHSAITSGIGALKGPLHGGANEAVFKILTELDKAGADPVEHIKGMLAQKKKIPGFGHRVYHTEDPRATHLRQMSRELGESSGQAKWWQYSDKIEKYLKGEKKLNANVDFYSASTYHTLGIDVDLFTPVFAVSRISGWTAHVMEQLNDNRLIRPRADYIGPPYPQHYVPIDRR from the coding sequence ATGTCCACGAGCACTCTTACGCCCAAGGGTTTGGAAGGCGTGGTTGCGGCTGTTTCCAGCATCTGCTACATCGATGGCGACCGTGGCATCCTGGCCTATCGCGGCATTGATATCCACGAACTTGCCGACAATTCCACGTTTGAAGAAACCTGCTTCCTGCTCTGGTTCGGCAAGCTGCCGTCCGCCGGAGAGCTGCGCGATTTGAAGCGCAACCTGGCCGACGAGAGAAAACTGGACCCTGCTATCGTCAACTTGATCCGCCAGGCGCCGCGCCAGGCGTTGCCGATGGATGTGCTGCGCACCGCCGTGTCGGCGCTCGCGTTCTACGATCCCGAGGACAAGCTGAACACGCCGGAGGCGAACCTGCACAAATCGGTGCGCCTGACATCGCAACTGGCCATGATCGTGGCTGCCTACGACCGGGTGCGCAAGGGACGTCCCATCGCCGAACCGGACCGCTCGCTCTCGCACGCCGCAAATTTCCTGTTGATGTTGAACGGCGAGCCGCCCTCGAAAACCGCCGAGCGCGCGCTCGACATCGCCCTGATTCTCCATGCCGATCACGAGCTCAACGCCTCCACCTTCGCCGCCCGCGTGACCGCCGCGACGCTCTCCGACATGCATTCCGCCATCACCTCCGGCATCGGCGCGTTGAAAGGACCGCTGCACGGCGGCGCCAACGAGGCCGTTTTCAAGATCCTGACGGAACTCGACAAGGCCGGCGCCGACCCGGTGGAGCACATCAAGGGAATGCTGGCGCAGAAGAAGAAAATTCCCGGCTTCGGCCATCGCGTCTATCACACCGAAGACCCGCGAGCGACGCACTTGCGGCAGATGTCGCGCGAACTGGGAGAATCCAGCGGCCAGGCCAAGTGGTGGCAGTATTCCGACAAGATCGAAAAATACCTGAAGGGGGAGAAGAAGCTGAACGCGAACGTCGATTTCTATTCCGCCTCCACCTACCACACGCTCGGGATCGATGTGGACCTGTTCACGCCGGTGTTCGCGGTTTCCCGCATCAGCGGCTGGACGGCGCACGTCATGGAACAGCTCAACGACAACCGCCTGATCCGCCCGCGCGCCGACTACATCGGGCCGCCCTACCCGCAGCACTACGTGCCGATCGATCGCCGGTGA
- a CDS encoding amidohydrolase family protein has translation MITDCHIHIQPLELLKPEALRLMKAKRPEFPQIEEFCRSPRAFLHHMDKAGIDRVVLINYVAPEVIGFTGAVNEFVANYVKEDRRRLIPCGSLHPRHSNNFMADVEQLLRLGIRLIKIHPPHQLLYPNDYLRGVKELEILYRAAEANGIPVMFHTGTSIFPGARNKFGDPIYVDDVAVDFPQLKILLAHGGRPLWMDTAFFLVRRHPNVYLDISGIPPKTLLKYFPRLEEIASKTLFGTDWPGPGVPDMKRNLDDFKTLPLRPEVREQILGKTALTVWAE, from the coding sequence ATGATTACCGACTGCCACATCCACATTCAGCCCCTCGAGCTGCTCAAGCCGGAAGCGCTGCGCCTGATGAAGGCCAAGCGCCCGGAGTTCCCCCAGATCGAAGAGTTCTGCCGCTCGCCGCGCGCCTTTCTCCATCACATGGACAAGGCGGGCATCGATCGCGTGGTGCTGATCAACTACGTGGCGCCGGAGGTGATTGGGTTCACCGGCGCGGTCAACGAATTTGTCGCCAATTACGTGAAAGAAGACCGGCGGCGGCTGATCCCGTGCGGCTCATTGCATCCGCGCCATTCCAACAATTTCATGGCCGATGTCGAGCAATTGCTGCGGCTCGGCATCCGGCTGATCAAGATCCATCCTCCGCACCAGCTGCTTTATCCCAACGATTACCTGCGCGGCGTCAAGGAACTGGAAATCCTCTACCGCGCCGCCGAAGCCAACGGCATCCCGGTCATGTTTCATACCGGCACGTCAATTTTTCCCGGAGCGCGCAACAAGTTCGGCGATCCCATTTACGTCGACGATGTCGCGGTTGACTTCCCCCAGTTGAAGATCCTGCTGGCGCACGGGGGCCGCCCGCTGTGGATGGACACCGCATTTTTCCTGGTTCGCCGCCATCCCAACGTCTATCTGGATATTAGCGGCATCCCGCCGAAAACTCTGTTGAAGTATTTTCCGCGCCTGGAGGAGATCGCATCCAAGACCCTCTTTGGCACCGACTGGCCCGGACCCGGCGTGCCCGACATGAAGCGCAACCTTGATGACTTCAAAACGCTGCCGCTGCGACCCGAAGTCCGCGAGCAGATTCTCGGGAAGACCGCGCTCACCGTCTGGGCGGAATAA
- a CDS encoding thioredoxin domain-containing protein, giving the protein MRRFVAIASLVGLAVIVPAQEPAKPKPTTPGGAQKTAATALPSKAIVDTFLRQMFGFEQDVSWTVANIKPSDAAGIAEIDVNMKSAKNNGERKLYVLRGQKQAVAGNMVAFPGEGERPSDAAINSFVRQMTGGPNPAVTWTISEIKPRAVSDLTQVTVLMNTPQGRGAAAFMVTADGKHALMGEVIPFGANPFAANRAKLLKGINGPSRGPANAPVTIVEFADLQCPACKAALPEIQKLIADEPNARFVFQQFPLTMAHHWAMKAAEYGDCVHRENPAAFWKYVDAVYAAQEQITTETNNTDDAGTKAEGKLTQLAAGAGVDGQKVAACANQAATEQRIKQSMALGKEVDVTGTPTLYVNGRRINNLGSLSYEQLKRLVDFMAKQPK; this is encoded by the coding sequence ATGCGCCGTTTTGTTGCAATAGCGAGCCTGGTGGGGCTCGCCGTAATCGTGCCGGCACAGGAGCCGGCAAAACCGAAACCGACCACGCCGGGTGGAGCGCAAAAGACAGCCGCCACAGCACTGCCGTCCAAGGCGATTGTGGATACGTTCCTGCGCCAGATGTTCGGCTTTGAGCAGGACGTTTCCTGGACTGTCGCCAACATCAAGCCTTCGGATGCAGCCGGCATCGCAGAAATCGACGTGAACATGAAGTCGGCGAAGAACAATGGCGAGCGCAAGCTGTACGTTCTGCGGGGACAGAAACAAGCGGTCGCCGGCAACATGGTGGCGTTTCCGGGCGAGGGAGAACGGCCGTCCGATGCGGCGATCAACAGCTTCGTGCGGCAGATGACCGGAGGACCCAACCCGGCGGTAACGTGGACGATCAGCGAGATCAAGCCGCGGGCGGTGTCGGACTTGACACAGGTCACGGTGTTGATGAACACGCCGCAGGGACGCGGCGCGGCGGCGTTCATGGTGACCGCGGACGGAAAGCACGCCTTGATGGGCGAAGTGATTCCATTCGGCGCCAACCCATTCGCCGCCAATCGCGCCAAGCTGCTCAAGGGAATCAACGGACCGTCGCGCGGTCCGGCGAATGCGCCGGTGACGATAGTGGAGTTTGCCGACCTGCAATGTCCGGCATGCAAAGCGGCCTTGCCCGAGATCCAGAAGCTGATCGCGGATGAGCCCAACGCCAGGTTTGTCTTTCAGCAATTTCCGCTGACCATGGCCCATCATTGGGCGATGAAGGCGGCGGAGTACGGCGACTGCGTGCACCGGGAAAATCCAGCGGCGTTCTGGAAATATGTGGATGCAGTGTATGCCGCGCAGGAGCAGATTACGACGGAGACGAACAACACCGACGACGCGGGCACCAAGGCGGAAGGAAAGCTGACGCAATTGGCTGCCGGCGCGGGAGTGGATGGGCAGAAGGTGGCGGCCTGCGCCAATCAAGCCGCGACCGAGCAGCGCATCAAGCAGTCGATGGCGCTGGGCAAGGAAGTGGACGTGACCGGAACGCCGACGCTCTACGTCAATGGCCGTCGCATTAATAATCTAGGCTCGTTGTCGTACGAGCAGTTGAAGCGGCTGGTGGACTTCATGGCGAAGCAACCGAAGTAG
- a CDS encoding xanthine dehydrogenase family protein subunit M, producing the protein MALPDFQLLRPRTLAEAIEQLAQHAAHAQIVAGGTDLIPSMRQHLFAPRFLVDIRGIGELRGIRSRDGGLEIGALTTLTAIERSPEVARNYRVLHEAAKTVASPLLRNMGTIGGNICLDTRCLWYNQSLAWRKSCGFCIKAPRPAGLAGDPAHQDGDLCHVAPGGTKCWAAFSGDTPPALLCLEAEIEIAGPRGTRRVALSEFYTNVGDARMQLEKNELLTRVLLPARTSGWRGVYRKLRIRGSIDYPLAGIAVALKRSNGHVTEAKVAITAVNPAPLVVKGASEALAGREVDEELASHVGELAARTAKPLTTSALTPEYRREMIRVFTKRALMDAAADRQ; encoded by the coding sequence ATGGCGCTTCCCGACTTCCAGTTGCTTCGCCCGCGCACTCTCGCTGAAGCCATCGAGCAACTGGCGCAGCATGCGGCCCATGCGCAGATTGTTGCCGGCGGCACCGACCTGATCCCCTCCATGCGGCAGCACTTGTTCGCGCCGCGTTTCCTGGTGGACATCCGTGGCATCGGCGAGCTGCGCGGCATTCGCTCTCGCGATGGTGGCCTGGAGATCGGCGCGCTCACAACGCTGACCGCGATCGAGCGCTCGCCGGAGGTTGCGCGCAATTATCGCGTGCTGCACGAGGCGGCCAAGACGGTGGCCTCGCCGCTGCTGCGCAACATGGGCACGATCGGCGGGAACATCTGCCTCGACACGCGCTGTCTCTGGTACAACCAGTCACTGGCGTGGCGGAAATCGTGCGGCTTCTGCATCAAGGCACCCCGGCCGGCGGGGCTGGCCGGGGACCCCGCACATCAGGACGGCGACCTCTGCCACGTCGCGCCCGGCGGAACCAAATGCTGGGCGGCGTTTTCCGGGGACACGCCGCCGGCGCTGCTTTGCCTGGAAGCTGAAATCGAAATTGCGGGGCCGCGTGGGACGCGCCGGGTTGCGCTCAGCGAGTTCTACACCAACGTCGGCGACGCGCGCATGCAGCTGGAGAAAAACGAGCTGCTCACGCGCGTGCTGCTGCCGGCGCGGACTTCGGGCTGGCGGGGCGTCTATCGGAAGCTGCGCATTCGCGGCTCTATTGACTACCCCCTGGCCGGTATCGCGGTGGCGCTGAAGCGCAGCAATGGCCACGTCACCGAGGCCAAGGTTGCCATCACCGCGGTCAATCCGGCGCCGCTGGTGGTGAAGGGCGCAAGCGAGGCACTGGCGGGCAGGGAAGTGGACGAAGAGTTGGCGTCGCATGTCGGGGAACTGGCGGCGCGCACGGCCAAGCCGCTGACGACCTCGGCATTGACGCCGGAGTATCGGCGGGAGATGATTCGCGTGTTCACCAAGCGCGCGCTGATGGACGCTGCCGCCGATCGTCAATGA
- a CDS encoding NAD+ synthase, translating into MKIALGQINTTIGDFSGNCGKIVEFSRRALAAGATVAMFPELSICGYPPRDLVENPSFVNRNQEMLQRLADETRGIAVICGLVTPAHAETGKSVMNSAAMTRDGQAAFLQSKMLLPTYDVFDESRNFAPAAKQELLPLCGRKIALTVCEDAWNDKSFWNRRLYGFDPVEALMRGGGNLLLNISASPFYAGKRELRQNMLAALAKEYGAPVAMVNQVGGNDSLVFDGSSVVIAPDGRVVAQAKSFEEDLIFFDTENLAGDVHPQVEGLEGSVYAALVLGTRDYVRKCGFHRVLVGLSGGIDSALTAAIAADALGNQNVTGVGMPGPYSSRGSIDDARALAGNLAIRFELIRITEMFDTYLKALKPVFAAREEDVTEENIQARIRGALLMALSNKFSSMVLSTGNKSELAVGYCTLYGDMVGGLAVISDVPKTMVYRLAHYVNSRKPVIPRSTLEKPPSAELRPNQKDSDSLPDYDVLDTVLEDYIEDYKSAEQIAEERGYDLHLVRNVIRMVERSEYKRQQAAPGLKISEKAFGVGRRFPIAAKADY; encoded by the coding sequence GTGAAGATTGCGCTCGGGCAGATCAATACCACCATCGGCGATTTCAGCGGAAATTGCGGCAAGATCGTAGAGTTCTCGCGGCGCGCGCTGGCGGCGGGTGCAACTGTCGCCATGTTTCCCGAACTTTCCATCTGCGGCTACCCGCCGCGCGACCTGGTGGAGAACCCCAGCTTCGTCAACCGCAACCAGGAGATGCTGCAACGATTAGCCGATGAGACCCGCGGCATTGCCGTGATCTGCGGACTGGTAACCCCGGCCCACGCCGAGACCGGGAAGTCGGTGATGAACTCCGCTGCCATGACCCGGGACGGGCAAGCGGCGTTCCTGCAGTCGAAGATGCTGCTGCCCACTTACGACGTTTTTGATGAATCGCGGAACTTCGCGCCCGCCGCCAAGCAGGAGTTGCTGCCTCTGTGCGGGCGCAAGATCGCGCTCACCGTTTGCGAGGATGCCTGGAACGACAAAAGCTTCTGGAACCGGCGGCTGTATGGCTTCGACCCGGTGGAAGCACTGATGCGCGGCGGCGGCAACCTGCTGCTGAACATCTCGGCGTCGCCGTTCTATGCCGGCAAGCGCGAACTGCGGCAGAACATGCTGGCAGCGCTGGCGAAGGAATATGGGGCCCCGGTGGCCATGGTCAACCAGGTGGGCGGCAATGACAGCCTGGTGTTCGACGGTTCCAGCGTGGTGATTGCGCCCGATGGCCGCGTGGTGGCGCAGGCAAAGTCTTTCGAGGAAGACCTGATTTTCTTCGATACCGAGAATCTCGCCGGCGACGTGCATCCGCAGGTCGAAGGCCTGGAGGGCAGCGTCTATGCGGCGCTGGTGCTGGGTACACGCGACTACGTGCGCAAGTGCGGCTTCCATCGCGTGCTGGTGGGTCTGAGCGGCGGGATCGATTCGGCGCTGACCGCGGCCATCGCCGCCGACGCGCTCGGCAACCAGAACGTCACCGGCGTCGGTATGCCAGGACCATACTCTTCACGCGGCAGCATTGACGATGCCCGCGCGCTCGCCGGGAACCTGGCGATTCGCTTCGAGCTGATCCGCATCACTGAAATGTTCGATACTTACCTGAAGGCGTTGAAGCCGGTGTTCGCGGCGAGGGAAGAGGACGTGACGGAAGAGAATATTCAGGCGCGCATCCGCGGCGCGCTGTTGATGGCATTATCCAACAAGTTCTCCTCCATGGTGCTGAGCACCGGGAACAAGTCGGAGTTGGCGGTGGGGTACTGCACTTTGTACGGCGACATGGTCGGCGGTCTGGCGGTGATTTCCGACGTGCCCAAGACCATGGTCTATCGGCTGGCGCACTACGTGAATTCGCGCAAGCCGGTGATTCCGCGCTCCACGCTGGAGAAGCCGCCTTCGGCGGAGCTGCGCCCCAACCAGAAAGACAGCGACTCGCTGCCGGATTACGATGTTCTGGATACGGTGCTGGAGGATTACATCGAGGATTACAAGAGCGCGGAGCAGATTGCCGAGGAGCGCGGTTACGACCTCCACCTGGTGCGCAACGTCATCCGCATGGTGGAGCGCTCGGAATACAAGCGCCAGCAGGCGGCGCCGGGATTAAAAATTTCCGAAAAAGCGTTCGGAGTGGGCCGACGTTTTCCGATTGCCGCAAAGGCAGATTATTAA